The DNA sequence CATCTTCCATAGGACGTTATCCGCAGAATGGTCAGCAGGATAGGCCCCTACGACTGTGCCCTCGTGTACGTTCCCATGTAGTCCGTCCAGGACCAAACGTTCATCTTTGTAGCAGGACCGTATCTTGTAAAAGCCAGCACATAAGAGCGGGGTGTCTTGCGTCCACAACGCATACGCAGGCACGTCCAAGGGCGCATATTTCCCTAGCTTCATCTGGTTACATTACAtacttttttttagataatggatggAAATTGTTCGGGCTTCAACCTCATCAACAACAAGGCATCAGTACGTCCAAAATACATATAAGGCCTTAcgtggatgtagtcggattcgcatcaatctaCATGTGTTGTGCTGGATTGAAGTGGAGTTTAAACTAAATTACACTCTAATCCATCCTAACATAAGTGGATTGTGGTGGATCCGATGATAACATCCGAATAAGGCCTAATAATCACAAGGAAGAACCAAATGAGCTATACATATATATGTACCGGGTAAGGACCGTCTTCAAGGATCATGGGTGCCCGCATCTCATATTCCTTGGCGAGGTTCACCAGCGCGAATCGATTCTCACCAGGGTAGGGGAAATGCTGAACCCACAGctgcacacacacatatatatacgcATGGATGCAACGAGCGTTCACAATCTATGTATAATCAAATGGAAACAGCAAGACATGGGTGGATGCAGCTTCAATTCACGTGAGCCTTGCGTACCTGtcggaggtccgagcagttggTTTTGGCAAGAAAAACATTGCCGTTGTCATCAGCGGCTATGCTCAGGCTTGGGTCTCCCTTGCTGATTATCCTCAACGGCGGCAACTTGGCAAGGAACTCGAATACCCAAGGCACAGGCCAGGTAAGGGGAAGATGACCATCAGGACGAAACTGCAAACACCCGGTAACCGGATTGGTTGGAAACGGCTCCTCGACGATCTGCCCATTTCCGGAACAAATCCCGGTGGCAAGCAGTAGGATGCCTGACAGAACAAAGCAAGCAGTGAGCCTCGCCATCGTCAAGCAGTGAGCCTGTGCGTGCTTAGAGGGGAGATCTCGTTGTTGTGTGGCATCAGGCCTCACCAGCCTCCCCTTTTTATACAGGTTCAAGATGGCTCAGCATCAGGCTGATCTGGAGGGCTGCACAAGCATGGCCACTTGCCATGTCATCGATTCGATCACCAATAAATGTACTGCACGCAGCAGGCAAATTTTAATTGACTAGTAGCTAGGTCAAGTCAACTGATCGTCACTTGTAATCTCTAACTTCAATGAAGTACAACTTTTCATAAGCCTAGGGCGTGGAGAATAGTTCCACAGGTACCAAGAAAATTCAGATAAAGAATTGGAGTATTAGGTGAGTCTCATCAATGGTATTTCATCATAGTTTCATGTACATCAAATATGTTGATATAACATCATATTAAAAAAAGAGAGGTAATAAGAGTTTTATGGAAACAAAGAGAGTTTCATGGTGATGAAACTCTTCTGCACACTATTTCCAATATATGGATGTATTGGAAACTGAGTCATGAAACCGCTATTAAGGATGATGTTAATAAAAGTATTGTGCCCACTAAAAACTGAGCTTGAGTGCCATTGGTTCCATCGAAAAAACGCTTCATATTCGCTAAGTATGAGTAAATTGCTAATGTGTTTAGTTGctgccaaaaacccaaaaaaattcaattttggtactgtagtacATTTGTAACTACAGTAATTAGtgatagactaattaggtttaaaagatccatctcgtggtttacaattaaactgtgcaattacacTCTGTTCGCTTTCGCTTGGCTAATGCTATGGATGAAAGTactattcgctgatttgttatgagagaaaaacattgttgaatggctgacagattcaATATGAtcggtgaaaagtttttaggtgagaaactaaacaaggctgaaAGTACTGAGAAATCACCTCGCCTAATAACAAATGAAAATAGAGCAAGTAGGAGATAGCGGCTAGCTAATACATGTCATGTCATTACCACCTCATTATTATGTGTACGACACATATAAATGATTTTTTATTCTATATCTTCTCTCCTCCCTCTTTTAATATAAACTACCTCGTTTTCTGAGCAAGATATAAGAGTTGAAATCAAAAGTTGAAATCGAGATAGTCTTTTCTGTTTTTTATCTTCTTTCTCTTCCATATAAGAAAAATATTGATATGGATTCATATGAGCTAGTAGGTGAAGTGGCACGGTTGAGGATGCCCTTATGCCACATTATAAGGCCTGTATTCGGCCCAGTGCAAGTGGGGCAACAGCACTAGACCCCCAAAATTCAAGGGCCCCTCTGACTAAGCTTCAAGAGGCTAGTATTGTTTTATGGGCCTTTTGGTTTTTGTTTTTTCCTGCTGCAGCATGCCAGCCTGCTAGCTTTACGTGGGCTCAAGTGTAGGAGTCGAAGCGTGGAAGCTGAACTGATGTCGTGAACTGATGTCACTGCCGCCTGTTCTTGTAGACCACAGGTGCAGCAACTCGGCGATCTCTAATCCCAAGGTACATGTCCTTTACTTGCTTAGCTAATCAATAACATCTATCatatgttttttgttttttatttgttttgttGGGTTTTTATTCCAAGTTAAGAAGATATCGGTAAGGTTCACATTCAGTATttaatattttagcatcaatgCTTGTCTGTGGTTTTTGATATTGTGAGAAAACAgactttatatataatataataatcaAATGCACTTTAGTTATTTGTATTGCTCTATAAGGTCCCATTTGTATGATTTGCACCAGGCCCTAAAATTCTTGGGTACCTGCACATTATTATAAGGTATTTGGGCCAACCAAAAAATAAAGGCAGCATCTATCATATGACTCCAGTCATATGATGAGTGTGGGGATGGCTAGCTCCAGTCATCTAGTTGACCTAGCAGCACGTGCAAAAACTTATCTGAGTCGTCTAGTTGACGTCAACTATATGACTCCAGTCATCATTTCATCAAATTGACCTAGGAGCATGTGCAAAAACTTATATCGGGCTGAAATCCCAAGATCGAACAAGCCTTTGCATGTGGTGGCAAGCTGTTCAGCGGATCGAGATTAAATTAATTAATACAATGCGCATATTACAAGGtggctatggccttgtttagatgagttttttttggatttcgctattgtagcacttttgtttgtttgtggtaaatattatccaattatggactaactaggattaaaagattcgtctcgtgatttacaggcaaactgtgtatttagtttttattttcgtctatatttagtgcttcatgcatgtgccacaagattcgatgtgacagggaatcttggaaactttttggatttcggtgggaactaaacaaggcctatatatagCTACTACACCTCGCATCGATCGAACGAGCATGCATGGAATGAAAAGATGTTGATTTTCGCTCTTCTCTCTTTGCAAATATGGATGAATATCCATTGCCAAAAGGGATAACTATGTAGACATCACTACCGGATTTCCTGAGTTTGCCGTAGGCCCCAGGCCTACGGCAAACCCCCTCTCGCCTATGGCAAACCTTTTGCCGTAGGTTGTACACGGTAAAGTGCCTACGGCAAACTATTTCACGGCAATCACAGTTTGACCTACAGCGTTTAGCAAAACACACGGCGAAGCTTTGCCGTAGGTCGAAATGGGGCGCACGTAAAAAAAAGTAGCAAACGGAGCGATGGTTTTGGCTTTGCCGTAGGTTGCACACGGCAAAGCTTTGCCGTAGGCCTCTCctagcacacggcaaagaaGCATGACAAAAAATCTGatttgtatttattttttaaaatttttttgccGTAGGCTGTCCATGTAGCCTACGGCAAACAACACTGCTTTGCCGTAGAGCTTGGCTTGGCCTACGGCGAATAGCTCCCCTTTGCCGTAGGCCTTGGCATGGCCTACGGCAAAACCCCAGAACAGgccaattttttttggttttcagaactGTTTCTCATGTACCATAATAGCACAATATATCACATATCACAATTTATATCACATATCAGAACAGGCCAATATATCACAATATTCCATAATATACCACAATAGCACAATTTGTCGCATACACAACCATAAGTTCATCACCAAGTCCAACGAAACAACAAGTTCGACACATATGTCATACATAACATACACGACCATAAGTTCATCACACGTCCGATAAAACAACACAAAGTCCATGAACAAAGTAGAAGACCATCACGACAATTGACATGAGGGTTCACCAACCGTCACATAAACCAGGTCAAGGTGCTTGCGGAGACCTGTGGGCGCTCGATGTACCCACTTGAGGACTTTGCTGATCCGGCGCATGATTAGAACCCGCGGACGGAGGCTGCACAAAGGATGAGACAAACATTTCGTAAGTGAATTTGGAGACTAAAGACTTAAAGTTTAAGATATAGATAGCGGTCTAAAATgaaaatttcggcagcacctcccctgcaCCGGGAGGTTTCAAAAACCTGCAAAAGAACATCGGCATGGAGGCCGGCATCCACAGCATCGGCACGAAGGCCGGCAACAAATCATCGGCACGAAGGCCGGCATCCACAGCGGCTCGATGGCCGTAAACCACAATTGCAAAGCTAGATGTTGCATATATGATGTTTGTGTCGCTAAGCAATGGTTGAAGCTAGAGGTTGCAAAGCAATAAACATGGCAAGTGAAGTGAAAACTCATAGGAGTTGGAGCTGGTGCAGGTGGAGGGGGTGGAACGTAGAAGGTTGGTGGCGGAGGTCGACCCATCTCAGTCCCAAGACTTTGCACATAGAGTGCTATCTCCCTGTAGTGTGCCTCTATCTCAGCTATCTTGTCATCCCTTTGCGAAATCTGGGTCTAAAGGATTGAACACTTGTGTTACAATGGAAAGCTATGTTATGATTAAACGATAGAGCGAGACAGAGACAGTGAGTACCTGCAAGTTTTGGATGATAGACTCCTCTGCAGTTGGCCTCGGACGTACCACTACGCTTTGTCCCTGCCTCCTGGCCCGTGCTCTGATCTGGTTGAGAGTAGGAGTAGTGCCGGAGTCGATCATGCTATTAGCCATACAATACCGCCCATGCTGCTTGCCTCCTCCCGCCTGCATGACTGCTTCTCCACTTATGTCCTCGGTGTAGGGATTGAAGCCTGGCCCATCGATCCTCTGTGACGTCTCGACGTATGAGGTGATCCGACTGTGGACGGTGGAGTTGCTGTACGACTCGGGTGGGTCATTAGGGTTCCACTCGACGCTGGATGTCGCCTTCCCTTTCTTCGACAGAGCATACGTCTTCAGCTGGCTCATAGTCTACCCAGGGTGTGCCGCCACCTACACAAAAACAAGATGATTAGAGGGTACGCATATAAGACCGTTAGAATGAATCATTGAATCCTCATACATACATATCGAGCTCCGTACTCCTCCAGGGTCAGGTTCCCTTGGTGGTGTGCTGGACCGGGCATCCTCAATCGTCGCTCGCGAGCCCCCTCGTGCAATTCCACCCAACCCTCGGTGCTCCACTTGTCCACCATCATTTCCCAGCAGAGGCCTTTGTTTTGCACCCAATACGGTGGCACCTACACGTCATTAGAAACATGACACTTAAGAAGAACAAATTAacggtacttaaactccaaatAAAACCATGTTACGGTTTAAGACTTACCATCATGTATTGTTCCTTAGTCAGTCTATTTTCGGTTTTTCTTGCCCCGGCTTTGACCACCTTCACGTGCTCGTACTGGGCATTGTAATCTATGACCGCTTGGAGGCGCGCATGGTGGTGCATGTCATGCACCAGCTTGACGGCCTTAGTCGCATTGAATTGATTTGCCATTTGCACATATTGGGGTTCAATCCTAAAGAAATCCTGCATGTACGACGTAGACAATGATTATATATACAAGGACCAAACAATGTGCAGTATACTAGTGAGCAATGAGGATGTCTTACCCACATCTCGTTGAGGACCCTAACCGCCTTGTTGTTGAAGACCCTGCCAAGCACGTCTGGTTGCTCCGGCGCAACTGCGTAGTGCCCCCACGTCCATGCCGGCTCCAGCAAGGACTCCGGCGTCACTATGCCAGGAAAGTGGTGCTTCAACAAGAGTCCAAGGATGCAACTGGGTTTCCGGTTGTGTGTTGCTCCTCTCTCTAAAATTTCATAGGACCTGCACAAGTGGTTAACACAAGTCATTAGTTCATATTGTGTATTTGAACATAGAAAATGTCAAAGTAGAGATTGTGAACATACGAAGTCCCCACAGGCCAAATCAAGGGGCGTCGGTGCATCATTATCGGCCGCTTGGGAAGTTGCGAGGGACCTCGCTGCCAGATTGTAGCCTCCTCCTGCTCCCCCTGTGCCTCCTCCTGCTCCCcctgcgcctcctcctcctgtgcctcctcctcctcctcctgtgccTCCTCCTGCTCCCCCTGCGCCTCCTCGGGCCGGGGCAACTGCACCCCAAGACTAGCGAGAGTCCTAGTCCTCCTGGTCCCACCGGTTCCTGTCCGCCTCGTCTGGCTCCCCAACCCCTCAGTATCGTCCTCAGCTTGCGGCCTCGTCCGCCTGTAGAGCGACCTCACGTTCCTCGAGCCGCCCACCATCTTTGTTTAATGACCTACATGTAATTAGAGTAAGTCAATAACCGCAAATAAACATAATAGTATTACATGTACTAGAAATATTCACAATAGGTGCATAGTAACATAGTATTACATGTATTAGAAATATTCACAATAGGTGCATAGTAACATAGTATTACATGTATTACCATTCTTCAACCAGAAGAACCTCACACGATCCTTGCATACCGGACATCCCAACTTCCCATGAACACACCAACCGCAGAATATCCTATACGCTAGGAAGTCATGCATGGAGTACTGGTACCAAACATGCATTATGAAGTTTGTCTTCGTAGCTCGGTCGTACGTCAGTACCCCTTCGTCCCAAGCTTTGATCAAATCATCAATCAACGGCTCCATCCACACACCCATATGTTTCCCCGGGTGCTCAGGGATGACAAAGGACAAGAAGATCATGCGTCGTTGCAACAAGACGCCGGGGGGGAGATTGAGTGGGACAACAAACACGGGCCAACAAGTGTACGGGGCAGCCAAATTTCCATATGGATTGAAGCCATCTGTTGCGAGCGCAACACGTACATTACGAGCATCTGCAGCTTTCTCCCGATGAATACCATCAAAATGGGTCCATGCTTCACCATCGGATGGATGCACCATCTTGTCAGGATTGTATCGACGTCCATTTTTGTGCCACGTCATCTGCTTCGCGGTCTCCTCGGTCATGTATAGCCGTTGAAGCCTTGGTAAGAACGGAAGGTACCGTAGGATCTTTGCGGGGATGTCTAGCTGCCGAGTGGTACCATCACCGGAATCTACCTCCACGAACCTAGAGGAGCCACACTCTAGACAGTATTTTGCATGCTCATATTGTTTCCTGAATAGGACGCAGGCATTCGGACAAACATCTATCTTCTCATACGACATCTTAAGTGCACGAAAAAGATTTTGTGACTCGTACAAGCTTGGTGGCAGAACATGACCCGCTGGAAGCAGCGTGCCAATAATTGTTAGCATGTCGTCGAAGTGTTGTCGACTCATGCTACACCTAGACTTGAAGTCCATCAGACGACCAATGCCATCGAGCTGTGAGACCGTTGTATGTCCGTGGAGGGGTTTCCTCGCCGAGGCCAACATGTCGTAATACGCCTTGGCCGTAGGCTCAGGATCCTCCTCCATACCTCCTTCAAGAAAGTTTCCGTGACCAAAGTCATCTAACATGTCTGCTACCCCACCATTATCATCAAAACCGTCGACACGTGGTCTCACAACCTCCTCTCTCGTGCGATCAGCTTCACCGTGGTAGGTCCATCGGGTATAGTCCTCCATAAACCCAAACTTGCAAAGATGCTGCACCATGACCTCCTTCGTACGCTTCCGCGTGTTTGCACACTTCACGCATGGGCACCAGGTCATACGGGCGCCTCTAGCCCCGGTAAATGCTTGCTCTAAGAAGGCCTCGGTCTTCTCAATCCATTCCGAGGAGATCTCTCTCTGACTTGGGCGGCCGGTGTACATCCACTCACGGTCATCCATCCTCTAACAATATCATGTAGTAATGTAAGAACTAAATGCATCTACACGATAGCCCTACTAACTAATAGGTGAGGATAGGTCCTAAGCCCACCCGAGGATGCGTAGATGGGGTTAGTTTCTAGGTCCACTCCGATCCGAGACagaatttcggcagcacctccccgctgTTCTCCAAATACACATCCCGACGGGGAGGTTGTGTATCCGGAGAACAACAGGGAGGTGATGCCAAAACTCTGTCTCGGATCAGATTGGACCTGGAAACTAACCCCATCTGCGCATCCTCGGGCTGTCCAAATAACGTGGACAATTCGAAACAGATACGGTCGTTGCCAAATGTAACTATTTCGAACGGAAGACGCCTAACTCGGTTACGTCAACTACGACACAAATGGAATGCGCGATGGAGTGGGGCTACCGGTTATACCTTGGGTGGCGGTGGAGTCAGGCTAGCGGTGCAGGCAGACCCACGGCTCCGAGGAACGCCTCTGCTCCCACGACCTCACGTTCTCCTGCAAAAATAATAGTGTCAAATGAAAATTTCGGCAGCATCTCCCCTACACGAGGAGGTTTCCTAAACCTGCAACAAAACAGCGGCACGATGGCCGGCTAACACAACGGCATGATGGCCGGTAACCATAGCGGCACGAGGGCCGGCGAACACAACGGCACGATGGCCGGCAATCGATACAACTACTACCTTGTGTGTGACGAAGGGCGGTGGTGCTCACGATGTTGGGGCGACAATCGTCGGCGCGTCGTAGGACGGACGCGACAAGCGGTGACCCCTTTCTCCTCCCTTCTCCTCCTTCCCTTTCCTCCTTCTCTTTCTTTCCTCCTCCCCTTTCTCTCCATTCCCTCTTCTCCCCTACTCTTCTTCTCCCTCTCCctttcctcctcttcttctctctccctctcccctccgCTCCCTCCTCTCCCTTCTGCTTGCCGCGGCGCAGGGGGCAGGGGCGTCGGGCGGCGCGGCGGTCGGTGCTGGGGCAGGGGGCCGGGGCACGAGGCCAGGGGGAGGGGGCAGGGGGCCGGCGCAGTACACTGGCGGGGCACAGGCGGGGCACCGGCGGGTCGGGGCCACGGGGGGAGGGGCCGCCCGCGACCGCCGGCGGCGGATCGGGGGGCGAGGAGGAGCCGCCCGCGGGGGCCGGCGAGCGaatcgggggggggggggggggcgacaGGAGGGCGGTGAGGTGAGCCCGGGCATGGGGCGGGGAGGAGGGAGGGAAGGAGGATGGGGTGGGCGGCGCGGCAGCACGGGCGGGCGGCGCAGGCGACGGTGCGGGCGTCGGCGCAGGCGGCGGGTGCGGGCGTCGGCGCAGGCGGCGGGTGCGGGCGTGGGGGAGAAAAAATCGGCTAAGTGTGTGATGGGGAGTGGACAGAGAGGGAGGGGGCGCGATGGGGATAAGGTCCGGCACACGGCAAACATGtgcctttgccgtgtgcccccTACGgcaaaattttataattttttaatttatattttttgGCTGGTTTGTGCTTTTCTTTTTTCATT is a window from the Sorghum bicolor cultivar BTx623 chromosome 5, Sorghum_bicolor_NCBIv3, whole genome shotgun sequence genome containing:
- the LOC110435835 gene encoding uncharacterized protein LOC110435835; translation: MARLTACFVLSGILLLATGICSGNGQIVEEPFPTNPVTGCLQFRPDGHLPLTWPVPWVFEFLAKLPPLRIISKGDPSLSIAADDNGNVFLAKTNCSDLRQLWVQHFPYPGENRFALVNLAKEYEMRAPMILEDGPYPMKLGKYAPLDVPAYALWTQDTPLLCAGFYKIRSCYKDERLVLDGLHGNVHEGTVVGAYPADHSADNVLWKMEGFLSNHP